From Caretta caretta isolate rCarCar2 chromosome 9, rCarCar1.hap1, whole genome shotgun sequence, one genomic window encodes:
- the TRIM59 gene encoding tripartite motif-containing protein 59 isoform X2, translating to MKQFCPELNTDLQEMHHFEEELTCSICYSIFEDPRVLPCSHTFCRNCLESILQLSSNFSIWRPLRLPLKCPNCRSIVEIPPSGTESLPINFALKAIIDKYQQEDHPDVATCSEHYRQPLNVYCLLDRKLVCGHCLTIGKHHGHPIDDLQSAYMKEKETPGKLLEQLTDEHWTNVCFLIEKLEEQKSYCENIVQDDKKAVLQYFKKLNDTLEHKKQALLAALDEVNAHISEEYAPLVENMKRIREEQLDLMSLNTSVQEEESPLLFLEKVDDVRQRIKALKQKQLPDIKPVEVYPRIGQLLKDVWSKTEIGQINKILTPKIKLISKGKVCHKGSEKERGQSKEFLLQSINPLTVMLISMTIVIIMISFTKPVLSVVNEVTLIYISDILQFVYQDLCNNLQAVMEMLCHTSNLLMEFMGRIVSFSF from the exons ATGAAACAGTTTTGTCCTGAACTGAACACAGACCTACAG gAAATGCATCATTTTGAGGAGGAATTAACTTGTTCCATTTGCTATAGTATATTTGAAGACCCACGTGTACTACCATGTTCTCACACATTTTGTAGAAATTGTCTGGAAAGCATTCTTCAGCTATCAAGCAACTTTTCCATATGGAGACCACTAAGACTTCCACTGAAGTGTCCCAACTGTAGAAGTATTGTTGAAATTCCTCCATCTGGTACTGAGTCATTACCTATCAACTTTGCATTAAAGGCTATCATTGACAAATATCAGCAAGAAGACCACCCAGATGTTGCAACATGTAGTGAACATTATAGGCAGCCATTAAACGTTTATTGTCTTTTGGATAGAAAATTAGTGTGTGGCCATTGTCTTACAATAGGTAAACATCATGGTCATCCCATAGATGACCTTCAGAGTGCCTAcatgaaagaaaaggagactcCTGGGAAACTCCTTGAGCAATTAACTGATGAACATTGGACTAATGTATGTTTCCTCATTGAAAAATTGGAAGAACAGAAATCTTATTGTGAAAACATTGTTCAAGATGATAAGAAAGCTGTATTGCAATATTTTAAGAAACTTAATGACACACTGGAGCATAAAAAGCAAGCTTTGCTAGCTGCTTTGGATGAAGTTAATGCTCACATTTCTGAAGAATATGCACCACTCGTTGAAAACATGAAAAGAATCAGAGAAGAACAGCTTGATTTAATGTCACTGAACACATCTGTTCAAGAAGAGGAGTCTCCACTTCTTTTCCTTGAAAAGGTTGATGATGTGCGCCAACGCATAAAAGCTTTGAAACAAAAGCAACTACCAGATATCAAACCTGTTGAAGTTTATCCACGAATAGGACAGCTATTGAAGGATGTGTGGTCCAAAACTGAAATTGGTCAGATTAACAAGATCCTCACTCCAAAAATAAAGCTGATTTCAAAAGGGAAGGTATGCCACAAAGGCAGTGAGAAGGAAAGAGGACAGTCTAAGGAATTTTTGCTCCAGTCTATAAACCCTCTAACAGTGATGTTAATTTCTATGACGATAGTGATAATTATGATTTCATTTACTAAACCTGTATTGTCAGTTGTAAATGAAGTAACTTTGATCTATATTTCAGACATCTTGCAGTTTGTTTATCAAGATCTATGCAACAACTTGCAGGCAGTAATGGAAATGCTATGCCATACATCTAATTTACTGATGGAATTCATGGGGAgaattgtttctttttctttctga
- the TRIM59 gene encoding tripartite motif-containing protein 59 isoform X1, with amino-acid sequence MKAWRAGLCQIVLAGSNMEMHHFEEELTCSICYSIFEDPRVLPCSHTFCRNCLESILQLSSNFSIWRPLRLPLKCPNCRSIVEIPPSGTESLPINFALKAIIDKYQQEDHPDVATCSEHYRQPLNVYCLLDRKLVCGHCLTIGKHHGHPIDDLQSAYMKEKETPGKLLEQLTDEHWTNVCFLIEKLEEQKSYCENIVQDDKKAVLQYFKKLNDTLEHKKQALLAALDEVNAHISEEYAPLVENMKRIREEQLDLMSLNTSVQEEESPLLFLEKVDDVRQRIKALKQKQLPDIKPVEVYPRIGQLLKDVWSKTEIGQINKILTPKIKLISKGKVCHKGSEKERGQSKEFLLQSINPLTVMLISMTIVIIMISFTKPVLSVVNEVTLIYISDILQFVYQDLCNNLQAVMEMLCHTSNLLMEFMGRIVSFSF; translated from the exons ATGAAGGCGTGGAGGGCTGGATTGTGCCAAATTGTCTTGGCTGGTTCCAATATG gAAATGCATCATTTTGAGGAGGAATTAACTTGTTCCATTTGCTATAGTATATTTGAAGACCCACGTGTACTACCATGTTCTCACACATTTTGTAGAAATTGTCTGGAAAGCATTCTTCAGCTATCAAGCAACTTTTCCATATGGAGACCACTAAGACTTCCACTGAAGTGTCCCAACTGTAGAAGTATTGTTGAAATTCCTCCATCTGGTACTGAGTCATTACCTATCAACTTTGCATTAAAGGCTATCATTGACAAATATCAGCAAGAAGACCACCCAGATGTTGCAACATGTAGTGAACATTATAGGCAGCCATTAAACGTTTATTGTCTTTTGGATAGAAAATTAGTGTGTGGCCATTGTCTTACAATAGGTAAACATCATGGTCATCCCATAGATGACCTTCAGAGTGCCTAcatgaaagaaaaggagactcCTGGGAAACTCCTTGAGCAATTAACTGATGAACATTGGACTAATGTATGTTTCCTCATTGAAAAATTGGAAGAACAGAAATCTTATTGTGAAAACATTGTTCAAGATGATAAGAAAGCTGTATTGCAATATTTTAAGAAACTTAATGACACACTGGAGCATAAAAAGCAAGCTTTGCTAGCTGCTTTGGATGAAGTTAATGCTCACATTTCTGAAGAATATGCACCACTCGTTGAAAACATGAAAAGAATCAGAGAAGAACAGCTTGATTTAATGTCACTGAACACATCTGTTCAAGAAGAGGAGTCTCCACTTCTTTTCCTTGAAAAGGTTGATGATGTGCGCCAACGCATAAAAGCTTTGAAACAAAAGCAACTACCAGATATCAAACCTGTTGAAGTTTATCCACGAATAGGACAGCTATTGAAGGATGTGTGGTCCAAAACTGAAATTGGTCAGATTAACAAGATCCTCACTCCAAAAATAAAGCTGATTTCAAAAGGGAAGGTATGCCACAAAGGCAGTGAGAAGGAAAGAGGACAGTCTAAGGAATTTTTGCTCCAGTCTATAAACCCTCTAACAGTGATGTTAATTTCTATGACGATAGTGATAATTATGATTTCATTTACTAAACCTGTATTGTCAGTTGTAAATGAAGTAACTTTGATCTATATTTCAGACATCTTGCAGTTTGTTTATCAAGATCTATGCAACAACTTGCAGGCAGTAATGGAAATGCTATGCCATACATCTAATTTACTGATGGAATTCATGGGGAgaattgtttctttttctttctga
- the TRIM59 gene encoding tripartite motif-containing protein 59 isoform X3, with the protein MHHFEEELTCSICYSIFEDPRVLPCSHTFCRNCLESILQLSSNFSIWRPLRLPLKCPNCRSIVEIPPSGTESLPINFALKAIIDKYQQEDHPDVATCSEHYRQPLNVYCLLDRKLVCGHCLTIGKHHGHPIDDLQSAYMKEKETPGKLLEQLTDEHWTNVCFLIEKLEEQKSYCENIVQDDKKAVLQYFKKLNDTLEHKKQALLAALDEVNAHISEEYAPLVENMKRIREEQLDLMSLNTSVQEEESPLLFLEKVDDVRQRIKALKQKQLPDIKPVEVYPRIGQLLKDVWSKTEIGQINKILTPKIKLISKGKVCHKGSEKERGQSKEFLLQSINPLTVMLISMTIVIIMISFTKPVLSVVNEVTLIYISDILQFVYQDLCNNLQAVMEMLCHTSNLLMEFMGRIVSFSF; encoded by the coding sequence ATGCATCATTTTGAGGAGGAATTAACTTGTTCCATTTGCTATAGTATATTTGAAGACCCACGTGTACTACCATGTTCTCACACATTTTGTAGAAATTGTCTGGAAAGCATTCTTCAGCTATCAAGCAACTTTTCCATATGGAGACCACTAAGACTTCCACTGAAGTGTCCCAACTGTAGAAGTATTGTTGAAATTCCTCCATCTGGTACTGAGTCATTACCTATCAACTTTGCATTAAAGGCTATCATTGACAAATATCAGCAAGAAGACCACCCAGATGTTGCAACATGTAGTGAACATTATAGGCAGCCATTAAACGTTTATTGTCTTTTGGATAGAAAATTAGTGTGTGGCCATTGTCTTACAATAGGTAAACATCATGGTCATCCCATAGATGACCTTCAGAGTGCCTAcatgaaagaaaaggagactcCTGGGAAACTCCTTGAGCAATTAACTGATGAACATTGGACTAATGTATGTTTCCTCATTGAAAAATTGGAAGAACAGAAATCTTATTGTGAAAACATTGTTCAAGATGATAAGAAAGCTGTATTGCAATATTTTAAGAAACTTAATGACACACTGGAGCATAAAAAGCAAGCTTTGCTAGCTGCTTTGGATGAAGTTAATGCTCACATTTCTGAAGAATATGCACCACTCGTTGAAAACATGAAAAGAATCAGAGAAGAACAGCTTGATTTAATGTCACTGAACACATCTGTTCAAGAAGAGGAGTCTCCACTTCTTTTCCTTGAAAAGGTTGATGATGTGCGCCAACGCATAAAAGCTTTGAAACAAAAGCAACTACCAGATATCAAACCTGTTGAAGTTTATCCACGAATAGGACAGCTATTGAAGGATGTGTGGTCCAAAACTGAAATTGGTCAGATTAACAAGATCCTCACTCCAAAAATAAAGCTGATTTCAAAAGGGAAGGTATGCCACAAAGGCAGTGAGAAGGAAAGAGGACAGTCTAAGGAATTTTTGCTCCAGTCTATAAACCCTCTAACAGTGATGTTAATTTCTATGACGATAGTGATAATTATGATTTCATTTACTAAACCTGTATTGTCAGTTGTAAATGAAGTAACTTTGATCTATATTTCAGACATCTTGCAGTTTGTTTATCAAGATCTATGCAACAACTTGCAGGCAGTAATGGAAATGCTATGCCATACATCTAATTTACTGATGGAATTCATGGGGAgaattgtttctttttctttctga